A genomic window from Photobacterium gaetbulicola Gung47 includes:
- a CDS encoding transposase IS3/IS911 family protein (COG2801) — translation MKKRFNEQQIIAILKEAEAGLPVKELCRKHNISDATFYLWRKKYAGMDVSDARRLKALEDENAKLKKLLAESMLDVDALKAALNQKY, via the coding sequence ATGAAGAAGCGATTCAACGAACAGCAGATCATTGCCATTCTCAAGGAAGCGGAGGCGGGTTTGCCCGTCAAAGAATTATGCCGCAAGCACAATATTTCTGATGCCACATTCTACCTCTGGCGTAAAAAGTACGCGGGCATGGATGTTTCCGATGCTCGTCGCTTAAAGGCATTGGAAGATGAAAATGCCAAGCTTAAGAAGCTATTGGCGGAATCCATGCTTGATGTTGATGCTTTGAAAGCGGCTCTTAACCAAAAGTATTGA
- a CDS encoding putative oligo alginate lyase: protein MSNQKSLDAIRKMKLENDTSAGNLVDLLPIEVQKRDFDLSFLDNLSEERPRLLVQAKDLADFKAKVQADESYCMFDDFWNNSTVKFLDTEPYAEPKPYPEETVGKASLWRPYWRQMYVDCQMALNATRNLAIAGIVKEDEALIAKAKAWTLKLSTYDPEGVTSRGYNDEAAFRVIAAMAWGYDWLHAHFTDQERQQVQDALIERLDEIMHHLKVTVDLLNNPLNSHGVRSISSAIIPTCIALYHDHPKAGEYIAYALEYYAVHYPPWGGEDGGWAEGPDYWNTQTAFLGEAFDLLKAYCGVDMFNKTFYENTGDFPLYCMPVHSKRASFCDQSSIGDFPGLKLAYNIKHYAGVNQKPEYVWYYNQLKGRDTEAHTKFYNFGWWDFGYDDLRFNILWDAPEEKAPSNDPLLKVFPITGWAAFHNKMTERDNHIHMVFKCSPFGSISHSHGDQNAFTLHAFGETLAAITGYYGGFGVDMHTKWRRQTFSKNLPLFGGKGQYGENKNTGYENHQDRFCIEAGGQITDFDTESDVKMVEGDATASYQYFVPEIESYKRKIWFVQGKVFVMQDKATLSEEKDMTWLMHTTFANEVADNSFTIRGENAHLDVNFINESADNILSVKNVEGFGEVDPYEYKDLDIHRHVEVEFGAAKEHNILTLLVPNKNNGEQVEVSHKLEGNTLMLSVDGETVTIEL, encoded by the coding sequence ATGAGCAACCAAAAGTCTCTTGATGCGATCAGGAAGATGAAGCTGGAGAACGATACTTCAGCGGGTAACCTTGTAGACCTACTCCCTATCGAAGTACAGAAACGTGACTTCGACCTTTCTTTCCTAGACAACTTGAGCGAAGAGCGTCCTCGTCTTCTGGTTCAAGCGAAAGATCTGGCAGATTTTAAAGCGAAGGTGCAGGCTGACGAGTCATACTGCATGTTCGACGATTTCTGGAACAACTCGACAGTTAAGTTCCTTGACACCGAACCATACGCAGAGCCTAAGCCTTACCCAGAAGAAACAGTAGGTAAAGCGTCGCTATGGCGTCCTTACTGGCGTCAAATGTACGTTGACTGCCAGATGGCACTTAACGCAACACGTAATTTGGCAATTGCGGGTATCGTGAAAGAAGACGAAGCGCTGATCGCGAAAGCAAAAGCGTGGACTCTGAAGTTGTCTACTTATGATCCTGAAGGCGTGACCTCTCGCGGCTACAACGATGAAGCTGCGTTCCGTGTTATCGCTGCAATGGCTTGGGGTTACGACTGGCTACACGCTCACTTCACAGACCAAGAGCGCCAGCAGGTTCAAGATGCACTGATTGAGCGTTTAGACGAGATCATGCATCACCTGAAAGTAACGGTCGATCTGCTGAACAACCCCCTGAACAGCCACGGTGTTCGTTCTATCTCTTCTGCGATCATCCCAACCTGTATCGCGCTATACCATGACCACCCGAAAGCGGGTGAGTACATTGCTTACGCACTAGAGTACTACGCAGTACACTACCCGCCATGGGGCGGTGAAGACGGCGGTTGGGCTGAAGGCCCTGACTACTGGAACACCCAGACAGCATTTCTAGGCGAAGCGTTCGATCTGCTGAAAGCCTACTGTGGCGTAGATATGTTCAACAAGACATTCTACGAAAACACCGGTGATTTCCCGCTTTACTGTATGCCTGTTCACTCTAAGCGTGCGAGCTTCTGTGACCAGTCTTCAATCGGTGATTTCCCTGGCCTAAAACTGGCTTACAACATCAAGCACTACGCAGGTGTTAACCAGAAGCCTGAGTACGTTTGGTACTACAACCAGCTTAAAGGTCGTGATACTGAAGCACATACTAAATTCTACAACTTCGGTTGGTGGGACTTCGGCTACGACGATCTTCGCTTCAACATCCTATGGGATGCACCTGAAGAGAAAGCACCGTCTAACGACCCACTGCTGAAAGTGTTCCCAATCACAGGTTGGGCGGCGTTCCACAACAAGATGACTGAGCGTGATAACCACATTCACATGGTATTCAAGTGTTCACCATTTGGTTCTATCTCTCACTCACACGGTGACCAGAACGCATTCACCCTGCACGCTTTCGGTGAGACCCTAGCAGCTATCACTGGTTACTACGGTGGATTCGGTGTAGACATGCACACCAAGTGGCGTCGTCAAACGTTCTCTAAGAATCTGCCTCTATTTGGCGGCAAGGGTCAGTACGGCGAGAACAAAAACACTGGCTACGAAAACCACCAAGACCGCTTCTGTATCGAAGCTGGCGGCCAGATCACTGACTTCGACACTGAGTCTGACGTGAAGATGGTTGAAGGTGATGCGACGGCTTCATACCAGTACTTCGTCCCTGAAATCGAGTCTTACAAGCGTAAGATCTGGTTCGTACAGGGCAAAGTCTTCGTGATGCAGGACAAGGCGACGCTTTCTGAAGAGAAAGACATGACTTGGTTGATGCACACCACGTTTGCAAACGAAGTGGCTGACAACTCGTTCACTATCCGCGGTGAGAATGCGCACCTAGACGTGAACTTCATCAACGAGTCTGCAGACAACATCCTTTCTGTGAAGAACGTTGAAGGTTTCGGCGAGGTTGACCCATACGAGTACAAGGATCTAGACATCCACCGTCACGTAGAAGTCGAGTTCGGCGCGGCTAAAGAGCACAACATCCTAACGCTGCTTGTTCCAAACAAGAATAACGGCGAGCAGGTTGAGGTGTCTCACAAGCTTGAAGGCAATACGCTGATGCTATCTGTTGACGGCGAAACGGTCACTATCGAGCTGTAA
- a CDS encoding IS407a transposase (COG2801), translated as MWSYWLAYKNWHSREKRFGYRRIHRLLRREGTEVNHKRVYRLYREAGLAVRKRKRRKSLCVGREPLLLPSLPNHTWSMDFVMDALSSGRRIKCLTIVDDFTKECLDITVASGISGDEVVAILEAIAAFRGYPEAVRTDQGPEFTGKALDQWAYDHGVILKLIQAGKPTQNAYIESFNGKFRDECLNEHLFRDLSHARKLIGDWRIDYNENRPHSSIGYLTPSEFAVLTRSGLNNSNVTDITKEVLD; from the coding sequence ATGTGGAGCTATTGGCTCGCATACAAGAACTGGCACTCGAGAGAAAAACGGTTTGGATATCGCCGTATTCATCGTCTTCTTCGGCGGGAAGGGACAGAGGTTAACCATAAGCGTGTTTATCGGTTATACCGAGAAGCTGGATTGGCCGTTCGTAAACGGAAGCGAAGGAAATCATTATGTGTCGGGCGGGAGCCACTTTTACTTCCCTCACTGCCCAACCATACCTGGTCAATGGACTTCGTCATGGATGCACTCAGTTCTGGTCGTAGGATAAAGTGCCTCACTATCGTTGACGACTTCACGAAGGAGTGCCTAGATATTACTGTTGCATCAGGAATTTCTGGGGATGAGGTAGTCGCCATACTTGAGGCTATTGCAGCTTTCCGTGGTTATCCTGAGGCCGTTCGAACAGATCAGGGGCCGGAGTTTACGGGTAAAGCTCTCGACCAATGGGCTTACGATCATGGTGTTATTCTAAAGCTGATACAAGCAGGTAAGCCAACCCAAAATGCTTATATCGAAAGTTTTAACGGCAAGTTCAGGGACGAATGTTTAAACGAGCACCTGTTCAGAGACTTAAGCCATGCTCGTAAACTGATCGGTGACTGGCGCATTGACTACAATGAAAATCGCCCCCACTCATCAATCGGATACCTAACCCCCTCTGAATTTGCAGTACTAACACGTTCAGGGCTAAACAACAGCAATGTAACTGACATTACTAAAGAGGTGCTGGATTAG